In Haliaeetus albicilla chromosome 12, bHalAlb1.1, whole genome shotgun sequence, a genomic segment contains:
- the NR2F2 gene encoding COUP transcription factor 2 isoform X3, giving the protein MQAIWDLEQGKYGFAVQRGRMPPTQPTHGQFALTNGDPLNCHSYLSGYISLLLRAEPYPTSRFGSQCMQPNNIMGIENICELAARMLFSAVEWARNIPFFPDLQITDQVALLRLTWSELFVLNAAQCSMPLHVAPLLAAAGLHASPMSADRVVAFMDHIRIFQEQVEKLKALHVDSAEYSCLKAIVLFTSDACGLSDVAHVESLQEKSQCALEEYVRSQYPNQPTRFGKLLLRLPSLRTVSSSVIEQLFFVRLVGKTPIETLIRDMLLSGSSFNWPYMSIQ; this is encoded by the exons atgcaaGCGATTTGGGACCTTGAACAAGGCAAATATGGTTTTG CGGTCCAGAGGGGCAGAATGCCACCCACACAGCCAACTCATGGTCAGTTCGCCTTGACAAACGGGGACCCTCTCAACTGCCATTCCTACCTATCCGGATATATCTCCCTTCTTCTGAGAGCAGAGCCCTACCCCACCTCCCGCTTTGGCAGTCAGTGCATGCAACCCAACAACATCATGGGCATCGAGAACATTTGTGAACTGGCAGCTAGGATGCTCTTCAGCGCGGTGGAGTGGGCCAGGAATATCCCCTTCTTCCCAGACCTCCAGATCACAGACCAGGTGGCCCTCCTGAGGCTGACCTGGAGCGAGTTGTTTGTCCTCAACGCTGCCCAGTGCTCCATGCCCCTCCACGTAGCTCCgctcctggcagctgctggcctCCACGCTTCGCCAATGTCTGCTGACCGAGTGGTCGCCTTTATGGACCACATACGAATCTTCCAAGAGCAAgtagaaaaactgaaagcattGCATGTCGACTCTGCAGAATATAGCTGTTTAAAGGCCATAGTCCTCTTCACCTCAG ATGCCTGTGGTCTCTCTGATGTAGCCCATGTTGAAAGTTTACAGGAGAAGTCACAGTGTGCTTTGGAAGAGTATGTTAGGAGCCAGTATCCCAACCAGCCAACACGATTCGGGAAGCTATTACTACGTCTCCCCTCCCTTCGCACTGTCTCCTCTTCTGTCATAGAGCAATTGTTTTTCGTCCGTTTGGTAGGTAAAACCCCCATAGAAACCCTAATCAGGGATATGTTACTGTCTGGCAGCAGTTTTAACTGGCCTTATATGTCCATTCAATAA
- the NR2F2 gene encoding COUP transcription factor 2 isoform X4: protein MILPSLPPPPPPPPPPPPPPLLPAAAGAAAGHIECVVCGDKSSGKHYGQFTCEGCKSFFKRSVRRNLSYTCRANRNCPIDQHHRNQCQYCRLKKCLKVGMRREAVQRGRMPPTQPTHGQFALTNGDPLNCHSYLSGYISLLLRAEPYPTSRFGSQCMQPNNIMGIENICELAARMLFSAVEWARNIPFFPDLQITDQVALLRLTWSELFVLNAAQCSMPLHVAPLLAAAGLHASPMSADRVVAFMDHIRIFQEQVEKLKALHVDSAEYSCLKAIVLFTSDACGLSDVAHVESLQEKSQCALEEYVRSQYPNQPTRFGKLLLRLPSLRTVSSSVIEQLFFVRLVGKTPIETLIRDMLLSGSSFNWPYMSIQ from the exons ATgatccttccctctctccctcctcctcctcctcctcctcctcctcctcctcctcctcctctcctcc cggcggcggcgggagcggcggcggga cacattgAATGTGTGGTTTGTGGGGACAAGTCTAGTGGCAAACATTATGGCCAGTTTACCTGCGAGGGTTGCAAGAGTTTCTTCAAGCGGAGTGTAAGGAGGAATCTCAGCTACACTTGTCGTGCCAACAGGAACTGTCCCATTGACCAGCACCACCGCAATCAGTGTCAGTACTGCCGCCTCAAAAAATGCCTCAAAGTTGGCATGAGACGGGAAG CGGTCCAGAGGGGCAGAATGCCACCCACACAGCCAACTCATGGTCAGTTCGCCTTGACAAACGGGGACCCTCTCAACTGCCATTCCTACCTATCCGGATATATCTCCCTTCTTCTGAGAGCAGAGCCCTACCCCACCTCCCGCTTTGGCAGTCAGTGCATGCAACCCAACAACATCATGGGCATCGAGAACATTTGTGAACTGGCAGCTAGGATGCTCTTCAGCGCGGTGGAGTGGGCCAGGAATATCCCCTTCTTCCCAGACCTCCAGATCACAGACCAGGTGGCCCTCCTGAGGCTGACCTGGAGCGAGTTGTTTGTCCTCAACGCTGCCCAGTGCTCCATGCCCCTCCACGTAGCTCCgctcctggcagctgctggcctCCACGCTTCGCCAATGTCTGCTGACCGAGTGGTCGCCTTTATGGACCACATACGAATCTTCCAAGAGCAAgtagaaaaactgaaagcattGCATGTCGACTCTGCAGAATATAGCTGTTTAAAGGCCATAGTCCTCTTCACCTCAG ATGCCTGTGGTCTCTCTGATGTAGCCCATGTTGAAAGTTTACAGGAGAAGTCACAGTGTGCTTTGGAAGAGTATGTTAGGAGCCAGTATCCCAACCAGCCAACACGATTCGGGAAGCTATTACTACGTCTCCCCTCCCTTCGCACTGTCTCCTCTTCTGTCATAGAGCAATTGTTTTTCGTCCGTTTGGTAGGTAAAACCCCCATAGAAACCCTAATCAGGGATATGTTACTGTCTGGCAGCAGTTTTAACTGGCCTTATATGTCCATTCAATAA
- the NR2F2 gene encoding COUP transcription factor 2 isoform X1, translating to MAMVVGAWRDPQDDVPGAQGTQPSQAPPVQGPPAGAPHTPQTPGPGGPPSTPAQTNPPSQQNQGDKQQQQQHIECVVCGDKSSGKHYGQFTCEGCKSFFKRSVRRNLSYTCRANRNCPIDQHHRNQCQYCRLKKCLKVGMRREVSSLFTAAVQRGRMPPTQPTHGQFALTNGDPLNCHSYLSGYISLLLRAEPYPTSRFGSQCMQPNNIMGIENICELAARMLFSAVEWARNIPFFPDLQITDQVALLRLTWSELFVLNAAQCSMPLHVAPLLAAAGLHASPMSADRVVAFMDHIRIFQEQVEKLKALHVDSAEYSCLKAIVLFTSDACGLSDVAHVESLQEKSQCALEEYVRSQYPNQPTRFGKLLLRLPSLRTVSSSVIEQLFFVRLVGKTPIETLIRDMLLSGSSFNWPYMSIQ from the exons ATGGCAATGGTAGTCGGTGCGTGGCGAGACCCCCAGGACGATGTGCCCGGAGCTCAGGGAACGCAGCCTTCGCAAGCCCCGCCGGTGCAGGGACCTCCGGCCGGGGCCCCGCACACCCCACAGACCCCGGGGCCCGGGGGCCCTCCCAGTACGCCAGCCCAGACCAACCCGCCAAGCCAGCAGAACCAAGGagacaaacagcagcagcagcagcacattgAATGTGTGGTTTGTGGGGACAAGTCTAGTGGCAAACATTATGGCCAGTTTACCTGCGAGGGTTGCAAGAGTTTCTTCAAGCGGAGTGTAAGGAGGAATCTCAGCTACACTTGTCGTGCCAACAGGAACTGTCCCATTGACCAGCACCACCGCAATCAGTGTCAGTACTGCCGCCTCAAAAAATGCCTCAAAGTTGGCATGAGACGGGAAG tttcttctttatttACTGCAGCGGTCCAGAGGGGCAGAATGCCACCCACACAGCCAACTCATGGTCAGTTCGCCTTGACAAACGGGGACCCTCTCAACTGCCATTCCTACCTATCCGGATATATCTCCCTTCTTCTGAGAGCAGAGCCCTACCCCACCTCCCGCTTTGGCAGTCAGTGCATGCAACCCAACAACATCATGGGCATCGAGAACATTTGTGAACTGGCAGCTAGGATGCTCTTCAGCGCGGTGGAGTGGGCCAGGAATATCCCCTTCTTCCCAGACCTCCAGATCACAGACCAGGTGGCCCTCCTGAGGCTGACCTGGAGCGAGTTGTTTGTCCTCAACGCTGCCCAGTGCTCCATGCCCCTCCACGTAGCTCCgctcctggcagctgctggcctCCACGCTTCGCCAATGTCTGCTGACCGAGTGGTCGCCTTTATGGACCACATACGAATCTTCCAAGAGCAAgtagaaaaactgaaagcattGCATGTCGACTCTGCAGAATATAGCTGTTTAAAGGCCATAGTCCTCTTCACCTCAG ATGCCTGTGGTCTCTCTGATGTAGCCCATGTTGAAAGTTTACAGGAGAAGTCACAGTGTGCTTTGGAAGAGTATGTTAGGAGCCAGTATCCCAACCAGCCAACACGATTCGGGAAGCTATTACTACGTCTCCCCTCCCTTCGCACTGTCTCCTCTTCTGTCATAGAGCAATTGTTTTTCGTCCGTTTGGTAGGTAAAACCCCCATAGAAACCCTAATCAGGGATATGTTACTGTCTGGCAGCAGTTTTAACTGGCCTTATATGTCCATTCAATAA
- the NR2F2 gene encoding COUP transcription factor 2 isoform X2 has translation MAMVVGAWRDPQDDVPGAQGTQPSQAPPVQGPPAGAPHTPQTPGPGGPPSTPAQTNPPSQQNQGDKQQQQQHIECVVCGDKSSGKHYGQFTCEGCKSFFKRSVRRNLSYTCRANRNCPIDQHHRNQCQYCRLKKCLKVGMRREAVQRGRMPPTQPTHGQFALTNGDPLNCHSYLSGYISLLLRAEPYPTSRFGSQCMQPNNIMGIENICELAARMLFSAVEWARNIPFFPDLQITDQVALLRLTWSELFVLNAAQCSMPLHVAPLLAAAGLHASPMSADRVVAFMDHIRIFQEQVEKLKALHVDSAEYSCLKAIVLFTSDACGLSDVAHVESLQEKSQCALEEYVRSQYPNQPTRFGKLLLRLPSLRTVSSSVIEQLFFVRLVGKTPIETLIRDMLLSGSSFNWPYMSIQ, from the exons ATGGCAATGGTAGTCGGTGCGTGGCGAGACCCCCAGGACGATGTGCCCGGAGCTCAGGGAACGCAGCCTTCGCAAGCCCCGCCGGTGCAGGGACCTCCGGCCGGGGCCCCGCACACCCCACAGACCCCGGGGCCCGGGGGCCCTCCCAGTACGCCAGCCCAGACCAACCCGCCAAGCCAGCAGAACCAAGGagacaaacagcagcagcagcagcacattgAATGTGTGGTTTGTGGGGACAAGTCTAGTGGCAAACATTATGGCCAGTTTACCTGCGAGGGTTGCAAGAGTTTCTTCAAGCGGAGTGTAAGGAGGAATCTCAGCTACACTTGTCGTGCCAACAGGAACTGTCCCATTGACCAGCACCACCGCAATCAGTGTCAGTACTGCCGCCTCAAAAAATGCCTCAAAGTTGGCATGAGACGGGAAG CGGTCCAGAGGGGCAGAATGCCACCCACACAGCCAACTCATGGTCAGTTCGCCTTGACAAACGGGGACCCTCTCAACTGCCATTCCTACCTATCCGGATATATCTCCCTTCTTCTGAGAGCAGAGCCCTACCCCACCTCCCGCTTTGGCAGTCAGTGCATGCAACCCAACAACATCATGGGCATCGAGAACATTTGTGAACTGGCAGCTAGGATGCTCTTCAGCGCGGTGGAGTGGGCCAGGAATATCCCCTTCTTCCCAGACCTCCAGATCACAGACCAGGTGGCCCTCCTGAGGCTGACCTGGAGCGAGTTGTTTGTCCTCAACGCTGCCCAGTGCTCCATGCCCCTCCACGTAGCTCCgctcctggcagctgctggcctCCACGCTTCGCCAATGTCTGCTGACCGAGTGGTCGCCTTTATGGACCACATACGAATCTTCCAAGAGCAAgtagaaaaactgaaagcattGCATGTCGACTCTGCAGAATATAGCTGTTTAAAGGCCATAGTCCTCTTCACCTCAG ATGCCTGTGGTCTCTCTGATGTAGCCCATGTTGAAAGTTTACAGGAGAAGTCACAGTGTGCTTTGGAAGAGTATGTTAGGAGCCAGTATCCCAACCAGCCAACACGATTCGGGAAGCTATTACTACGTCTCCCCTCCCTTCGCACTGTCTCCTCTTCTGTCATAGAGCAATTGTTTTTCGTCCGTTTGGTAGGTAAAACCCCCATAGAAACCCTAATCAGGGATATGTTACTGTCTGGCAGCAGTTTTAACTGGCCTTATATGTCCATTCAATAA